From one Solanum stenotomum isolate F172 chromosome 12, ASM1918654v1, whole genome shotgun sequence genomic stretch:
- the LOC125848493 gene encoding mediator of RNA polymerase II transcription subunit 4, whose protein sequence is MLQNVQHQLLQSPARLGLPTPSSPSLQNTAPPPKFSSQVSQPNQRANILTTTTTSSTLLPLLPPLSRAQSLLIQMASLGSRLFEVSPNRSHWLSAFRGSFPSFLPSTAPIPQDSSPSSSKEILSVFTSLQTQLFEAVAELQEILDLQDEKQKVTREIRSNDSAILAFANKLKGAERVLDNLVDDYADYRRPKRAKLENDTEESSVTSVATQLKLSDILSYAHRISYTTFAPPEFGGGQAPLRGALPPAPQDEQLRASQLYIFADLDVGLPKTDEGKENILEPLIEPPAESNALANLSSIQGLVPPNIVVPSGWKPGMPVELPTDLPLPPPGWKPGDPIALPPVDSRPPQKVEEAPARPVPPPGLSRMPEPIQVRHVQLDIDDDSSDYSSDEASSDSED, encoded by the coding sequence ATGTTACAAAATGTTCAACACCAACTTTTGCAATCGCCGGCACGGCTAGGCCTGCCAACTCCCAGTTCACCTTCTCTACAAAACACAGCTCCTCCTCCTAAGTTCTCCTCGCAAGTGTCGCAACCCAATCAACGGGCAAATATATTAACTACCACTACCACCTCATCAACTCTCCTTCCTCTTCTCCCACCTCTCTCTAGAGCTCAGTCTCTTCTCATTCAAATGGCATCTCTTGGTTCAAGGCTCTTTGAAGTCTCACCTAACCGGTCCCATTGGCTTAGTGCTTTTCGTGGCTCTTTCCCTTCATTTCTGCCTTCTACAGCACCAATTCCACAAGATTCCAGCCCATCATCCTCAAAAGAAATCCTCTCAGTGTTTACTTCTCTTCAGACACAACTGTTTGAAGCAGTTGCTGAACTGCAAGAAATACTTGATCTTCAAGATGAGAAGCAAAAAGTCACCCGTGAAATTAGGTCAAATGATTCTGCAATTCTTGCCTTTGCCAACAAACTCAAAGGAGCTGAGCGTGTTCTTGACAATCTTGTTGATGATTACGCTGACTATCGTCGTCCCAAACGGGCCAAGTTGGAAAACGATACCGAAGAATCTTCAGTAACATCTGTGGCGACTCAGTTGAAATTATCTGACATTTTGTCATATGCTCATAGGATAAGTTACACTACTTTTGCACCACCTGAATTCGGTGGTGGACAGGCTCCTCTCCGGGGAGCTCTCCCACCGGCTCCACAGGATGAGCAATTGCGTGCATCTCAGTTATATATTTTTGCTGATCTTGATGTTGGTTTACCTAAAACAGATGAAGGCAAGGAGAATATTTTGGAGCCACTCATTGAACCTCCGGCAGAAAGTAACGCACTTGCCAATCTATCATCAATTCAGGGCCTTGTCCCTCCAAATATTGTAGTGCCATCTGGTTGGAAACCTGGTATGCCTGTTGAGTTGCCCACTGATCTCCCTCTTCCTCCACCTGGGTGGAAGCCTGGTGATCCAATTGCTCTTCCTCCAGTGGATTCTCGTCCACCTCAAAAGGTTGAGGAGGCACCTGCACGACCAGTACCTCCTCCAGGACTTTCAAGAATGCCCGAACCAATACAAGTTCGACATGTGCAGCttgatattgatgatgatagtAGCGATTATAGTTCTGATGAGGCCAGCTCTGATAGTGAAGATTGA
- the LOC125847858 gene encoding uncharacterized protein LOC125847858 has protein sequence MRTDGILGAGKRDDRRSAINTARNKQKWLSRKEKWLVVLGVVLHAVYMLSIFDIYFKTPIVHGMDPVPPRIGAPAKRLVLLVADGLRADKFYEPDSEGGYRAPFLRNIIRKKGRWGVSHARPPTESRPGHVAIIAGFYEDPSAVTKGWKANPVEFDSVFNQSRHTFSYGSPDIVPIFCGALPHSTWNSYPHEFEDFATDASFLDEWSFDQFQNLLNSSNKDPKLKQLLEQDKLVVFLHLLGCDSNGHAHKPFSSIYLNNVKVVDKIAEKVYNLVQDYFKDNQTAYIFTADHGMSDKGSHGDGHPTNTDTPLVAWGAGVGNPLPISRSDHHENTARFIDDHLHDTETPSEWGLSGMTRLDVNQADIAPLMSTLLGLPCPVNSVGNLPLQYMNLNKAEEVEAVLANTKQILNQFLRKSQLKQSTSLYIKPFKPLASYSLLLREIEQLISLKEYETAMKLSEQLRSLALQGLHYFQTYDWLMLMTVITLGYVGWMIYVILHVLQSYTSLPANIFSKEQVPNPRSTVKIHLLGGLLMGVACTLLLVEKSPPLYHAYVVMTIFLWTQIFSEYQFLKAFCRFLCGRVNDYYLKLIATGVFSVIILELLVKSFTDRKLYTWCFLTTGISVPFYLYRSLPMRSGVPFFVWLACWFLSVFTLMPPQIPENTLLVVAGAVIIITIGIVLRYVESHAKDNRYWVSLVAQDSKKLKFPLLFHLQILLVGLASLMVWLSTTHRTEKQELLVLHQLVNWSIAGFSMILPLFSATGLLSRLTSIFLGVAPPFLLLSIGYEAVFYGALSLALIAWILAENAYLHISKFRSSAPVKSMEDDNRCLELSDMRIPLTFMVFFNIAFFGTGNFASIASFEISSVYRFITIFSPFLMAALLIFKLLIPFILVICAFSAITKLVQVPLLGCYFLVILCSDVMTIHFFFLVRNKGSWMEIGNSISHFGIMSAQVVFVLMLFAVTNVFTKDIQVRSAQQFSRKKM, from the exons ATGAGGACCGATGGGATCTTGGGTGCCGGAAAGAGAGATGACCGGAGATCCGCCATTAATACTGCTCGGAATAAGCAGAAATGGCTGAGCAGAAAAGAGAAATGGTTGGTGGTTCTTGGGGTTGTACTTCATGCAGTGTACATGTTAAGTATCTTCGATATTTACTTCAAAACCCCTATTGTTCATGGAATGGACCCTGTCCCACCTCGTATCGGTGCCCCAGCTAAGCGCCTTGTTCTTCTGGTTG CCGATGGTTTACGGGCTGATAAGTTTTACGAGCCGGATTCAGAGGGAGGTTACAGAGCTCCATTCTTGAGGAACATTATTAGGAAAAAAGGTCGATGGGGAGTGTCTCATGCTCGTCCTCCAACGGAATCTAGGCCTGGACATGTTGCTATAATTGCCGGGTTTTATGAAGATCCTAGTGCTGTCACTAAAG GTTGGAAGGCAAATCCGGTTGAGTTTGATTCAGTATTTAATCAGAGCCGGCATACATTTTCCTATGGTAGCCCAGATATTGTTCCCATATTCTGTGGGGCCTTGCCCCATAGCACTTGGAATTCATATCCACATGAATTTGAGGATTTTGCAACTG ATGCTTCTTTTTTGGATGAGTGGTCGTTCGATCAATTCCAGAACCTCTTGAATAGCTCCAATAAAGACCCCAAATTGAAGCAGTTACTAGAACAAGACAAACTTGTTGTTTTTCTGCATCTGCTTGGCTGTGATTCCAATGGTCATGCACATAAGCCCTTTTCATCCATCTATCTAAATAATGTTAAAGTGGTTGACAAGATAGCGGAAAAGGTTTACAATCTTGTGCAGGACTACTTCAAAGACAATCAGACCGCATATATATTTACAGCAGATCATGGAATGAGTGACAAAG GGAGTCATGGAGACGGACACCCAACAAACACGGACACACCTCTTGTGGCATGGGGAGCCGGTGTCGGGAATCCCTTGCCAATTTCCCGCAGTGACCATCACGAAAATACTGCTCGCTTTATTGATGACCATCTGCATGATACAGAAACACCCTCAGAATGGGGACTCAGTGGCATGACGAGGTTGGATGTTAATCAAGCTGACATAGCACCACTGATG TCCACTCTTCTTGGTCTGCCATGTCCTGTCAACTCGGTTGGCAATCTGCCTCTTCAGTACATGAATCTGAACAAG GCAGAAGAAGTTGAAGCTGTGCTAGCCAATACAAAGCAAATCCTCAATCAGTTCCTTCGAAAGTCAC AGTTAAAGCAGTCGACCTCATTATACATCAAGCCTTTCAAGCCCTTGGCTAGTTATTCATTACTATTGCGTGAAATTGAGCAACTGATTTCTCTCAAAGAGTATGAAACTGCAATGAAACTATCTGAACAGCTTAGGAGCTTGGCACTTCAAGGACTTCACTATTTCCAGACATATGATTGGCTGATGCTGATGACTGTAATCACTCTTGGCTATGTTGGTTGGATGATCTATGTGATACTCCATGTCTTGCAATCTTATACATCCCTACCTGCAAATATTTTTAGCAAGGAGCAAGTACCTAATCCAAGAAGTACAGTTAAG ATACATCTTTTAGGAGGGCTATTGATGGGAGTAGCATGCACTCTTCTGTTGGTTGAAAAATCTCCTCCCCTTTATCACGCATACGTCGtgatgacaatttttttgtggacaCAAATATTTAGTGAATATCAATTTCTCAAGGCATTTTGCAGATTCTTGTGCGGGAGAGTTAATGATTACTATCTTAAACTCATTGCAACTGGTGTTTTTTCCGTGATCATTCTTGAGCTTCTG GTGAAGAGCTTCACAGATAGAAAGCTCTATACTTGGTGTTTCTTAACTACAGGGATTTCTGTTCCTTTTTATCTGTATAGATCATTACCTATGAGATCTGGAGTACCATTCTTTGTATGGCTGGCATGTTGGTTTTTGTCGGTTTTTACTCTCATGCCCCCTCAAATTCCAGAAAATACCTTACTTGT GGTTGCTGGGGCGGTGATAATTATCACAATTGGCATAGTTCTTCGATATGTGGAATCGCATGCTAAAGATAACAGATACTGGGTTAGTCTTGTTGCACAAGACTCGAAGAAACTCAAGTTCCCCTTGCTCTTTCACTTGCAG ATCCTTTTGGTTGGCTTGGCATCTCTGATGGTTTGGCTTTCAACTACTCATAGAACAGAGAAGCAGGAATTGTTAGTCCTCCACCAACTGGTGAATTGGTCCATTGCTg GCTTCTCGATGATACTCCCACTCTTTTCAGCTACTGGTCTCTTGTCCAGGCTGACTTCCATTTTCCTTGGCGTTGCACCTCCCTTCCTGCTTCTATCAATCGG CTATGAAGCAGTCTTCTATGGTGCTCTCAGTCTTGCACTTATAGCATGGATACTGGCGGAAAATGCTTATCTCCATATAAGCAAGTTCAGATCATCAGCTCCAGTCAAATCCATGGAGGATGATAATAGGTGTCTGGAGTTATCCGATATGAGGATCCCATTAACCTTC aTGGTCTTTTTCAATATTGCATTCTTTGGAACTGGTAATTTTGCAAGTATTGCAAGTTTTGAGATCTCTTCTGTGTATCGGTTCATCACTATTTTCAGT CCTTTTCTGATGGCGGCGTTACTTATTTTCAAGTTGTTGATACCATTCATACTTGTCAT ATGTGCATTTAGTGCAATCACTAAATTGGTGCAAGTTCCATTGTTGGGATGCTATTTTCTGGTGATCTTGTGCTCTGATGTAATGACAATCCATTTCTTCTTCCTG GTCCGAAATAAAGGAAGCTGGATGGAAATTGGCAACAGCATTAGCCATTTCGGAATTATGAGTGCTCAAGTTGTGTTTGTCCTTATGCTTTTTGCTGTTACAAATGTATTCACAAAAGACATCCAAGTTAGATCAGCTCAGCAGTTTTCTCGTAAAAAAATGTGA